CAAACTGGAACTACTGTAAAACCTGTCATTTATATTGCATGTGGTATATCAGGAGCTATCCAACACGTTGCTGGTATGTCAAATTCCGATATAATAATTGCTATAAATAAAGATGAAAATGCACCTATATTTGAAATAGCTGACTATGGAATTGTTGGAGATTTATATGAAATAGTTCCAATATTGATAGAAGAAGTGAAAAAAATTAAACAAGAAGCTTAAATAATTTGATTACAAGAAACAAAATGAGATTCTTCTCCTTTTGTTTCTTGTATGATTTTTAAAAAATAATAGTTAAAAAAATAACAAATGGTGTTTATTGTTTTAGTATAATTTTAAGATTATTAATTTTAGTGTTATGAATTAATAATAATGTATTTTAAATATGCTATTGTACAATAATCAAAATATTAATCTGAAAGGAGAAGATAATATGTCCACAGGTAAAAAAAATATGACAGATGAAGTGAAACATAAAAAATCAGGTATTCCTATATATTTAGGAATTGCCAGTGTATGGTTTGGAGCACATTGTGGTCCGGGAGTAGCTTCAGGAAAGCAGACAGCTGTTTTTTATAGTGAATTTGGAAAATGGGCATTTATAACTCCAGTTATTGCAATGTTGTTAATGGGGCTTTGTATTTATTATTCTGTAGAATATGCTCGTTTAACTAAAGCAAAAAATTTTAGAGAATTAACTGATAATTTATTTCATCCATATGAGAAGGTGTTTTCTACATTCTTTGAAATTACATTTATGGCAACTGTTCTTATGGTTGTAGGAGGATGTATAGCTACAGGTGCAGCAGTTTTGAATGAGTATACAGGTCTTTCTATAGTCATAGGAAGCATAATACTAGTAGTAGTCACCATACTTTTGTCAATGTATGGTGCCAATTTGGTACGCTCAGCATCAACTGTTATGACAGTATTTATTATACTTTGTCTAATAGCCATGGTAGTACTTGGTTTACTTTCTTCACAGGGAGATTTTACTGGTAGCTGGAAAACTAAATCTTTTAGTGATGTTTCACCGATGAAGGCTATAATTATGGCTATTGTATATACTGGATTTCAATCAGCTGGAAATATTGCAAACGCTGTATCAGTTAGTGAAGGTATAGAAAGTAAGAAAGAATCTAGAAAAGCAGCAATTTTAGGTACAATATTAAATTCATTACTTATTTTAGGAATAGTATTTTTATTATTTGCATATCCAGAATCAATAAAGAAGACTTTACCAAATTATTTTGTAGCAGATAAGGTTGGTTCTTCTGCATTATTATTTTCATATGTGGTAATGGTATTACTTGCAGTTATGAGTACAAATGTTTCTTTTTCATTTGCTGTAGTTGCAAGATATGGAGAAAAACTTCCTATGAAACCAGGAATAAAAAGAGATTTTGTTATAACATCAATTCTAATGATATTGTGTGTGGTAGTATCTGCTTTAGGATTAGATGCTATTGTAAGTAAAGGTTATAAATATCTAGGATATGCTTGCATATTTATAGTGGTTATACCAGTAATATTAGTTGGATTTAAAAAAACAAGGACTCAATATAAAAATGAATGTAATGGTAAATTTAAAATGTGAAAAGTAAAGTTTATAAATTATGTTAGACTTTTTAAAAACCCCATACATTTTTATGGAGATTCATATATTTTTTATTTAAAGTTACTTATCTACATTGTATGTTGATATTAACTATTTAGTTATTAAATGTTTACTTTGTAAAAAACTTCGCATGAAAAAGGTATATAATTAATTTATATAATATTAACAATAATTTAACAAGATTATTAATTATGTATAATCTTTTTAAATGATTAGAAAAGTAGAAATATAACAATAAAATGGGGAAAGTTTGAAATGTATTAAAAAATATTAATGTTACATTAAATAAGAATCTCTAATTATGCTTGAAATTATGTATAAAATAATAAGTGGTAATAAAAAGAGATAATATTAATTATTGTTAATTTATTGATAAAAAGTGTAAGACAAAATAGTTTTTTTATTTCAAATATATACTAAAATAATGTAATATACCATTTTTATTGACAAATATTAAACAATATGGTAGGCTGAATTTGATAGAAAATTATGAAAAAACACAAATGGGGGGTATAAAATATGAAAATTTTAGCTTATTGTGTAAGACCTGATGAAATTGATTCATTCAAAAAGTTTTCTGACCAATATGGACATACTGTTGATTTAATACCAGATTCTTTTGGACCAAAGGTAGCTCATTTGGCTAAAGGATATGATGGTATTTCAATTTTAGGAAATGATACTTGTAACAGAGAAGCTTTAGAAAAGATTAAGGATTGTGGTATAAAATATTTAGCAACAAGAACTGCTGGAGTAAACAATATAGACTTTGATGCTGCAAAAGAATTTGGCATAAATGTAGCTAACGTTCCAGCTTATTCTCCTAACTCAGTTTCAGAGTTTACTGTAGGACTTGCATTATCCCTAACAAGAAAAATTCCTTTTGCATTAAAAAGAGTAGAACTTAACAATTTTGCACTAGGTGGATTAATAGGAGTAGAATTAAGAAATCTAACTTTAGGAGTTATAGGAACTGGAAGAATAGGGTTAAAGGTAATTGAAGGTTTCTCAGGCTTTGGTATGAAAAAAATGATAGGTTATGATATTATAGAAAATGAAAAAGCTAAAGAATATATTGAATATAAATCTTTAGACGAAGTGATTAAGGAAGCAGATATAATAACATTGCATACACCTTTAACAGATGACAATTATCATATGATAGGAAAAGAAAGCATTGCTAAGATGAAGGATGGTGTATTCATAATAAATGCAGCACGTGGAGCATTAATCGATGGTGAAGCTTTAATAGAGGGATTAAAATCTGGTAAAATAGCTGGAGCAGCTTTAGATTCTTATGAATACGAACAAGGTGTTTTCCATAACAATAAAATGAATGAAATTATGAAAGATGATATATTAGCAAGACTTAAGAGTTTCCCAAATGTAGTTATTACACCTCATTTAGGATTCTATACAGATGAAGCTGTATCTAATATGGTAGAAATTACTCTTATGAATTTGCAAGAATTTGAATTAAAGGGAACTTGTAAGAATCAAAGAGTATGTAAGTAATTTTAAATGTTTTTAGTATAGAAAAAATTATTAGAAATGAATTTGTAAAAATACTGTATAGTAAATATATTTAAATCCCATTTTCTAATTTTAGAAACTCATAAAATTGAAAATGGTAATAAAAAGCGTTTTCTGTTTGCTATGATACTAGTAAACGTTGAAAACGCTTTCATTTTTTAAAAATAATAATTTTTAATTTACTTTGTTTATACTATCATTAGTTTTTAAGACTTCTATAACACTATCCAAGCTAGTATCTACCATATTCTGAACAGCAGTAGTAGTGAAGAAACCAACATGATGAGTTATTAAGACTTGATCCATTTTTAATAACTTGTCAAGCTGAGGATCAGGGATTTTTGTTGGATTAATTACTTTATTTAAAAATAATCCTTCATTTTCAAATGTATCAAGTGCAGCTCCAGCTATTTTATTTTCTTCTAAGGCTTCAATAAGATCTTCAGTTTTGATGATTCCACCGCGACCAGTGTTTACTATAAAAGCATCTGGTTTCATATATTTTAAGTTGTTTTTATTTATCATGTGTTTAGTACTTTCTATAAGAGGTGTGTGTAAAGTTACAACATCAGATTCTTTTAAAAGATCTTCTAATGAATTTTTATAAGTAAGTATATTTTTATCTTCTAATTTTTTATCTGGGTAAGCATCATAACCTATAACTTTTGCACCTAATCCTTTAAAAAGCTTGGCTGAAGTTCTTCCTATTTTCCCAGTACCTACTACACCAACTGTTATGGATCTTACTTCTTTAGCTATTAGATCTGCTGACCAGCGATAATCACCAAAAGCTATTCTTTTATTGATAGTTTTAATGTTTCTTAGCAAATTCATTGTATGAGTTACAGCAAGCTCTGCAATGGCATTTGGAGAATAAGCAGGAACATTAGTAACAAGAATATTGTTATCTGAAGCCATGTTTAAATCAATCATATCTACTCCAGCAGTTCTTGAAGCTATTTGTTTAATTCCATATTTTTTAAGTGTAGAATAAACAGTTTGGCCCCCTATACTATTTGTTTGTTGAATTGCGATCCCGTCATATCCCTTTGATTTACAGACAGTATCCTCAGAAAGAGCTTCAGTACATAGATCAATTTCAACATTAGGATTTCCTGCTAACCATTTTTTAATAGCTGGTTTTTCGTGCTCACGCACGCTGTACATAATTATTTTCATAATAAATATCCCCCTTTATATTTTAGATATATTTTTAA
Above is a window of Clostridium sporogenes DNA encoding:
- a CDS encoding amino acid permease, whose translation is MSTGKKNMTDEVKHKKSGIPIYLGIASVWFGAHCGPGVASGKQTAVFYSEFGKWAFITPVIAMLLMGLCIYYSVEYARLTKAKNFRELTDNLFHPYEKVFSTFFEITFMATVLMVVGGCIATGAAVLNEYTGLSIVIGSIILVVVTILLSMYGANLVRSASTVMTVFIILCLIAMVVLGLLSSQGDFTGSWKTKSFSDVSPMKAIIMAIVYTGFQSAGNIANAVSVSEGIESKKESRKAAILGTILNSLLILGIVFLLFAYPESIKKTLPNYFVADKVGSSALLFSYVVMVLLAVMSTNVSFSFAVVARYGEKLPMKPGIKRDFVITSILMILCVVVSALGLDAIVSKGYKYLGYACIFIVVIPVILVGFKKTRTQYKNECNGKFKM
- a CDS encoding D-2-hydroxyacid dehydrogenase; this translates as MKIIMYSVREHEKPAIKKWLAGNPNVEIDLCTEALSEDTVCKSKGYDGIAIQQTNSIGGQTVYSTLKKYGIKQIASRTAGVDMIDLNMASDNNILVTNVPAYSPNAIAELAVTHTMNLLRNIKTINKRIAFGDYRWSADLIAKEVRSITVGVVGTGKIGRTSAKLFKGLGAKVIGYDAYPDKKLEDKNILTYKNSLEDLLKESDVVTLHTPLIESTKHMINKNNLKYMKPDAFIVNTGRGGIIKTEDLIEALEENKIAGAALDTFENEGLFLNKVINPTKIPDPQLDKLLKMDQVLITHHVGFFTTTAVQNMVDTSLDSVIEVLKTNDSINKVN
- a CDS encoding lactate dehydrogenase — its product is MKILAYCVRPDEIDSFKKFSDQYGHTVDLIPDSFGPKVAHLAKGYDGISILGNDTCNREALEKIKDCGIKYLATRTAGVNNIDFDAAKEFGINVANVPAYSPNSVSEFTVGLALSLTRKIPFALKRVELNNFALGGLIGVELRNLTLGVIGTGRIGLKVIEGFSGFGMKKMIGYDIIENEKAKEYIEYKSLDEVIKEADIITLHTPLTDDNYHMIGKESIAKMKDGVFIINAARGALIDGEALIEGLKSGKIAGAALDSYEYEQGVFHNNKMNEIMKDDILARLKSFPNVVITPHLGFYTDEAVSNMVEITLMNLQEFELKGTCKNQRVCK